The following proteins are co-located in the Castanea sativa cultivar Marrone di Chiusa Pesio chromosome 8, ASM4071231v1 genome:
- the LOC142607033 gene encoding factor of DNA methylation 4-like, whose product MSSSSEEDISEKNLKDYEYEQYSDLKKGRIKVKYSSTVYRCPYCPGKRKQDYYYKDLLRHASSFGRSTSRGVKERAKHLALERYMKRYLDGQGYSEPAKKSECTSMPDGDKKFARSRRPLDVPVQLEHSKNSESTSMPDGDHPRRHHDVQGHSEPSKKSERRLLADGDQEFVYPWMGIVANIQTEWKEGKKVAESGSKLRDEFLRKGFNPLKVFPLWGYRGHTGFAIVEFKNDWAGFNNAMSFEKSFEVEHCGKRDYYGHENPGNKLYGWVARSDDYNSRGFIGDHLKKNADLKTISAKEAEDQRKASKLVSNLTNTLTSKSLHLEEMKNKYLETNASLNKLMTAKDTMLKKFNEQIRMVQQKSHNHFAQISLEHQKSTQRLEEQMKRLEQREKELQQREAQNETERRELHDEKKMVERATLEQKYADEKVLKLAEEQKIEKEKLHSKIIELEKKLDARQALELEIERMRGALHVMKHMGEDGDMEVKKNMDAIKEDLKEKEEELESMEQLQQALIVKERKSNDELQEARKELISGMREVSTRAFIGIKRMGELDNKPFLTAMKRKASNEEAAQKAIELCSQWEDYLRDPNWHPFKIITDKEGNSKQEINEEDERMKSLKNDGDDEVYEAVKVALMEMNEYNPSGRYIIQELWNFKEGRKATLKEGVLHVLNKWKSLKRKRR is encoded by the exons ATGTCTTCCAGTTCAGAAGAAGATATTAGTGAGAAGAATTTGAAGGACTATGAGTATGAGCAGTATAGTGATTTGAAGAAAGGAAGAATTAAGGTTAAATATTCTAGTACAGTATATAGATGCCCATACTGCCCTGGGAAGAGGAAGCAAGACTACTACTATAAAGATCTTCTCCGACATGCTTCTAGTTTTGGTAGATCAACGAGTAGGGGCGTAAAAGAGAGAGCAAAGCACTTAGCTTTAGAGAGGTATATGAAAAGGTATCTCGATGGGCAGGGTTATTCAGAACCTGCCAAAAAATCTGAATGTACCTCAATGCCTGATGGTGATAAGAAGTTTGCACGTTCTAGGAGGCCTCTTGATGTGCCAGTTCAGTTAGAACATTCTAAAAATTCTGAATCTACCTCCATGCCTGATGGTGATCATCCAAGGAGGCATCATGATGTTCAGGGTCATTCAGAACCCTCCAAAAAATCTGAACGTCGCCTTTTAGCTGATGGAGATCAAGAGTTTGTGTATCCTTGGATGGGCATTGTTGCAAACATTCAAACTGAAtggaaggaaggaaaaaaagttGCTGAGAGTGGCTCGAAACTCAGGGATGAGTTTTTGAGAAAGGGGTTTAATCCTCTGAAGGTTTTTCCCTTATGGGGTTATAGGGGTCACACAGGTTTTGCCATAGTAGAGTTTAAGAATGATTGGGCTGGTTTCAACAATGCTATGTCATTTGAGAAGAGTTTTGAAGTTGAGCATTGTGGGAAAAGGGACTACTATGGACACGAAAATCCAGGAAATAAGCTGTATGGATGGGTGGCCCGAAGTGATGATTATAACTCAAGAGGTTTTATTGGTGACCATCTAAAAAAGAATGCTGATTTGAAAACCATTTCTGCCAAAGAAGCAGAAGATCAACGGAAGGCATCAAAACTTGTCTCGAACTTGACAAATACGCTTACGAGCAAGAGTTTGCACCTTGAAGAGATGAAGAACAAATATCTTGAGACCAATGCATCTCTAAACAAATTGATGACGGCTAAGGATACAATGCTTAAGAAGTTCAATGAAC AGATAAGAATGGTGCAGCAGAAATCACATAATCATTTTGCACAGATCTCCTTGGAGCATCAGAAGAGTACACAGCGTTTAGaagaacaaatgaaaagactTGAGCAGCGTGAGAAGGAGTTGCAGCAACGTGAGGCTCAGAATGAAACTGAGAGAAGGGAGCTTcatgatgagaaaaaaatg GTTGAAAGGGCTACCTTAGAGCAAAAATATGCTGATGAAAAAGTGTTAAAGTTGGCAGAGGAACAAAAG ATAGAAAAGGAGAAGCTTCACAGCAAAATTATTGAACTGGAAAAGAAACTTGATGCTAGACAAGCACTAGAGTTGGAGATCGAGCGGATGAGAGGGGCTTTACACGTGATGAAGCATATGGGTGAAGATGGGGATATGGAggtgaaaaaaaatatggatgcaattaaagaagatttgaaggagaaggaagaagaattGGAAAGCATGGAACAACTTCAGCAAGCTCTTATCGTCAAGGAGCGCAAAAGTAATGATGAACTACAAGAGGCTCGCAAAGAATTAATATCA GGAATGAGGGAAGTGTCAACCCGTGCTTTTATTGGCATCAAGAGAATGGGAGAGCTTGACAATAAGCCATTTCTCACTGCAATGAAGAGAAAAGCTTCTAATGAAGAAGCAGCTCAGAAAGCAATAGAACTGTGTTCACAATGGGAGGATTATCTTAGGGATCCAAACTGGCACCCCTTTAAGATAATCACAGATAAAGAAGGAAATAGTAAG CAAGAAATcaatgaagaagatgaaagaatgaagagtttgaagaatgatggtgatgatgaagtttATGAGGCCGTCAAAGTAGCCTTGATGGAGATGAATGAATACAATCCGAGTGGTCGGTACATAATACAAGAGCTATGGAATTTTAAAGAAGGAAGGAAGGCGACATTGAAAGAAGGAGTCTTGCATGTACTAAATAAGTGGAAATCTCTTAAACGAAAGAGACGCTGA